CCTGCTCAACGTGCGTGCCGTGCTCGAATGCGCCCAGGCCGGCCCCGAGCACATGGTGCGCATGACCTGGTACGTGGTCGACCGCGTGGAATACAACGCGCGCCTGCGCGAACTCGGCGAGGCCTACCGCGAAGTGATGGGCCGGAACTTCCCGGCCATGACCTGTGTGGAGGTGAGCGCGCTGATGGAGGCGCGCGCCAAGG
The sequence above is a segment of the Hydrogenophaga sp. BPS33 genome. Coding sequences within it:
- a CDS encoding RidA family protein, yielding MKHLQPPGWTAPKGYANGIAARGTHVFVGGQIGWNAAQQFESDDFIAQTRQTLLNVRAVLECAQAGPEHMVRMTWYVVDRVEYNARLRELGEAYREVMGRNFPAMTCVEVSALMEARAKVEIEVTAVVPD